Proteins encoded by one window of Streptomyces sp. ALI-76-A:
- the hisC gene encoding histidinol-phosphate transaminase, translating to MSETSPKLRAELEGIPAYVPGKPAAAGGPVAYKLSSNENPYPPLPGVLETVTAAVASFNRYPDMACTALMSELSDRFGVPLSHLATGTGSVGVAQQLVQATSGPGDEVIYAWRSFEAYPIITRISGATPIQVPLTPGDVHDLDAMADAITERTRLIFVCNPNNPTGTVVRRAELERFLDRVPADVLVVLDEAYREFIRDPEVPDGVELYRDRPNVCVLRTFSKAYGLAGLRVGFAIAHEPVAAALRKTAVPFGVSRLAQDAAVASLRAEDELLGRVGSLVCERTRVVDALRGQGWTVPETQANFVWLRLGERTVAFAQACEQAGVMIRPFPGEGVRVTVGECEANDIFLKAAEGFRKDL from the coding sequence GTGAGCGAGACGAGCCCCAAGCTGCGCGCCGAGCTGGAGGGTATCCCCGCCTATGTGCCGGGCAAGCCCGCCGCGGCCGGCGGTCCGGTGGCCTACAAGCTGTCCTCCAACGAGAACCCGTATCCGCCGTTGCCCGGTGTTCTGGAGACCGTGACGGCCGCGGTCGCGTCGTTCAACCGCTACCCGGACATGGCCTGCACGGCCTTGATGAGCGAGCTGTCCGACCGTTTCGGCGTCCCGCTCTCCCACCTGGCCACCGGCACCGGCTCGGTCGGCGTCGCGCAGCAGTTGGTCCAGGCGACCTCAGGTCCCGGCGACGAGGTGATCTACGCCTGGCGGTCGTTCGAGGCGTACCCGATCATCACGCGAATCAGCGGGGCGACCCCGATCCAGGTGCCGCTGACGCCGGGGGATGTGCACGACCTGGACGCCATGGCGGACGCGATCACCGAGCGGACCCGGCTGATCTTCGTCTGCAACCCCAACAACCCGACCGGCACGGTCGTGCGGCGGGCCGAGCTGGAACGGTTCCTCGACCGGGTGCCCGCGGATGTGCTGGTCGTCCTGGACGAGGCGTACCGCGAGTTCATCCGCGATCCCGAGGTGCCGGACGGCGTGGAGCTGTACCGCGACCGGCCGAACGTCTGCGTGCTGCGCACCTTCTCCAAGGCCTACGGCCTCGCCGGACTGCGGGTCGGCTTCGCGATCGCCCACGAGCCGGTGGCGGCGGCGCTCCGCAAGACCGCGGTGCCTTTCGGGGTGAGCCGGCTCGCGCAGGACGCGGCGGTCGCCTCGCTGCGCGCCGAGGACGAGCTGCTCGGCCGGGTCGGCTCGCTGGTGTGCGAACGCACCCGGGTGGTCGACGCGCTGCGTGGCCAGGGCTGGACGGTGCCGGAGACCCAGGCCAACTTCGTCTGGCTGCGGTTGGGGGAGCGCACGGTCGCGTTCGCGCAGGCGTGCGAGCAGGCGGGGGTGATGATCAGGCCGTTCCCGGGTGAGGGCGTACGGGTCACGGTCGGAGAATGTGAGGCGAACGACATCTTCTTGAAGGCGGCAGAGGGCTTCCGCAAGGATCTGTAG
- a CDS encoding LacI family DNA-binding transcriptional regulator encodes MTAAGKHQVSRAETSRRGSRPGRAGIRDVAAAAGVSITTVSDALNGKGRLPDATRRHVREVADRLGYRPSAAARTLRTGKSGLIGLTVTTYGDEPFTFTEFAYFAEMARAATSAALARGYALVILPATSRHDVWSNVALDGTVVIDPSDQDPVVSELVRQGLPVVSDGRPAGTLPVTAWVDNDHEAAVLGILDHLADAGARRIGLLTGTTTDTYTHLSTTAYLRWCERVGQDPVYEAYPAHDPCAGAVAADRLLARPDRPDAVYGLFDPNGTDLLAAARRYGLRVPDDLLLVCCSESTMYANTEPPVTTLSLKPRRIGTAVVQLLIDAIEGLESDQPVEQVIPTELIVRTSSQRRPPRTTVSPPRSPEEK; translated from the coding sequence ATGACAGCAGCAGGGAAGCACCAGGTGAGCCGCGCGGAAACCTCACGGCGAGGCAGCCGGCCGGGACGAGCGGGCATCAGAGACGTCGCCGCCGCCGCCGGAGTCTCCATCACGACCGTCTCCGACGCCCTCAACGGGAAGGGCCGGCTCCCGGACGCCACCCGACGACATGTCCGCGAGGTCGCCGACCGACTGGGGTACCGCCCCTCGGCCGCCGCCCGTACCCTCCGTACCGGCAAGTCCGGACTGATCGGTCTGACCGTGACGACCTACGGGGATGAACCTTTCACCTTCACGGAGTTCGCGTACTTCGCCGAAATGGCGCGGGCCGCCACCTCCGCCGCGCTCGCCCGCGGCTACGCCCTCGTCATCCTCCCCGCGACCTCCCGCCATGACGTCTGGTCGAACGTCGCCCTTGACGGCACGGTCGTCATCGACCCGTCCGACCAGGACCCGGTCGTCAGCGAACTGGTCCGCCAGGGTTTACCGGTCGTCTCCGACGGCCGCCCGGCCGGCACGCTCCCGGTCACCGCCTGGGTCGACAACGACCACGAAGCCGCCGTCCTCGGCATCCTCGACCACCTGGCCGACGCCGGAGCCCGCCGCATCGGCCTGCTGACCGGGACCACCACGGACACCTACACCCACCTGTCGACCACCGCCTACCTGCGCTGGTGCGAGCGGGTGGGCCAGGATCCGGTGTACGAGGCCTACCCGGCGCACGATCCGTGCGCCGGAGCCGTCGCCGCCGACCGGCTGCTCGCCCGCCCCGACCGCCCCGACGCCGTGTACGGCCTGTTCGACCCGAACGGCACCGACCTGCTCGCCGCCGCCCGCCGTTACGGACTGCGGGTGCCGGACGACCTGCTTCTGGTCTGTTGCAGCGAGTCGACCATGTACGCCAACACCGAGCCGCCCGTCACCACGCTCTCCCTGAAGCCGCGCCGCATCGGCACGGCCGTGGTCCAGCTCCTCATCGACGCCATCGAGGGACTCGAGTCGGACCAGCCGGTCGAACAGGTGATACCGACCGAACTGATCGTGCGTACCTCGTCCCAGCGACGTCCGCCGCGGACGACGGTCAGCCCGCCGCGGTCGCCCGAGGAGAAGTAG
- a CDS encoding cytochrome ubiquinol oxidase subunit I, translated as MDLALAPETLARWQFGITTVYHFLFVPLTISLAALTAGLQTAWVRTEKEKYLKATKFWGKLFLINIAMGVVTGIVQEFQFGMNWSDYSRFVGDVFGAPLAFEALIAFFFESTFIGLWIFGWDKLPKKVHLACIWMVSIGTLLSAYFILAANSWMQHPVGYRINEAKGRAELTDFWLVLTQNTALNQVFHSFSAAFLTGGAFMVGIAAFHLMRGKHIPVMRTSLRLGLVTLAVGGMFTAISGDTLGKVMYEQQPMKMAAAEALWDGEKPAPFSVFAYGDVDEGHNKVALEIPGLLSFLAHSDFDSYVPGIHDTNKALQEKFGPGDYKPIVPVAYWGFRWMIGFGMASFSLGLLGLWLTRKRFLLPAALRTGEDEVPHLVLLRKPLGSRLTRLYWLLALWTMAFPLIANSWGWIFTEMGRQPWVVYGVMQTRDAVSPGVSQAEIIVSMVTFTVLYAILAVIEVKLLVKYVKAGPPELSEADLNPPTKIGGDLRDADKPMAFSY; from the coding sequence GTGGACCTGGCTTTGGCGCCGGAGACCCTGGCGCGCTGGCAGTTCGGCATCACGACCGTCTACCACTTCCTGTTCGTGCCCCTGACGATCTCGTTGGCCGCCCTCACGGCCGGCCTCCAGACCGCCTGGGTGCGCACCGAGAAGGAGAAGTACCTCAAGGCCACCAAGTTCTGGGGCAAGCTCTTCCTGATCAACATCGCGATGGGCGTGGTCACGGGCATCGTGCAGGAGTTCCAGTTCGGCATGAACTGGTCCGACTACTCGCGCTTCGTCGGTGACGTCTTCGGCGCCCCGCTCGCCTTCGAGGCGCTGATCGCTTTCTTCTTCGAGTCCACCTTCATCGGCCTGTGGATCTTCGGCTGGGACAAGCTGCCCAAGAAGGTCCACCTGGCGTGCATCTGGATGGTCTCGATCGGCACGCTGCTGTCCGCGTACTTCATCCTGGCGGCCAACTCCTGGATGCAGCACCCGGTCGGCTACCGGATCAACGAGGCCAAGGGTCGCGCCGAGCTCACCGACTTCTGGCTGGTCCTGACCCAGAACACCGCGCTCAACCAGGTCTTCCACAGCTTCTCGGCGGCGTTCCTGACAGGCGGCGCCTTCATGGTGGGCATCGCCGCCTTCCACCTGATGCGCGGGAAGCACATCCCGGTGATGCGGACCTCGCTCCGGCTGGGCCTGGTCACCCTCGCGGTCGGCGGGATGTTCACCGCCATCAGCGGCGACACCCTGGGCAAGGTCATGTACGAGCAGCAGCCCATGAAGATGGCCGCTGCCGAGGCGCTGTGGGACGGGGAGAAGCCCGCGCCCTTCTCCGTGTTCGCCTACGGCGACGTCGACGAGGGACACAACAAGGTGGCCCTGGAGATACCCGGGCTGCTGTCCTTCCTCGCGCACAGCGACTTCGACTCGTACGTGCCCGGCATCCACGACACCAACAAGGCCCTCCAGGAGAAGTTCGGCCCGGGGGACTACAAGCCCATCGTCCCCGTCGCCTACTGGGGCTTCCGCTGGATGATCGGCTTCGGCATGGCGTCCTTCTCGCTCGGACTGCTGGGCCTGTGGCTGACACGGAAGAGGTTCCTGCTGCCGGCCGCGCTGCGGACGGGAGAGGACGAGGTGCCGCATCTGGTGCTGCTGAGGAAGCCGCTCGGGTCGAGGCTCACCCGGCTGTACTGGCTCCTGGCCCTGTGGACGATGGCGTTCCCGCTGATCGCCAACTCGTGGGGCTGGATCTTCACCGAGATGGGCCGCCAGCCGTGGGTCGTCTACGGCGTGATGCAGACCCGGGACGCCGTCTCCCCCGGTGTCTCCCAGGCCGAGATCATCGTCTCGATGGTCACCTTCACCGTGCTGTACGCCATCCTCGCCGTCATCGAGGTCAAGCTGCTGGTGAAGTACGTGAAGGCCGGCCCGCCCGAGCTCAGCGAGGCCGACCTCAACCCGCCCACGAAGATCGGCGGCGACCTCCGTGACGCCGACAAGCCGATGGCCTTCTCGTACTAG